The Rhodamnia argentea isolate NSW1041297 chromosome 10, ASM2092103v1, whole genome shotgun sequence sequence AGGTTGACTAATGTGACGGTGTCGAGCTTAATTAGGTCGCAGCTTCGGAGAAGAACAACATCACAATAAAAATTATCTATTGAGCTCATTTTGATGTCAAAAGTTTTTGGCGGATGACATAAATGTCATATAAGAGACAAAATGACTTTGGTATCACGTCAAAAGTTTCCGGCGGATGACATAAATGTCATATCGTAGACAAAATGACTTTGGTGCCTACGGCGATAAAATTCAGCCAAAATtaacgtggcatttttaattaaatttttaatattatgtggtatttttttttaaaaaagtccacgtagatttcaaaacttaaaaaaattaaaaactttaaattaaaaaattaaccatttttttaaaaatacaaattttagttaaaataaattgaaaaagtagcttaaaaatttaacaaaaaagataaaaaaaaaaattagagaaagggATGCGAGAATCGGGGGGGAAGGCTTCACAAGCCTGGTCACCCGGTTATCGATCCTggttcttttttaaataaaaataagctttttggttaaatttttaagcttatttttcaatttattttaaataaaaaatttgtattttaaaaaaattagttagttttgctttttgatatataatttaaattaaaatttgaacaaaTCGATATTATCTTAGCCATGTCATTACCACATAGTAGagagaaaatagtaaaatatgCCATCATTTTTTGTTAGTCCAAATGGACGGATTTAATAGAAGGATTCCTttacaccaatttgacaagtttgtaCATTAATAAGAAACttaagtttatatttttttatcctttaatatatttttgtcgacttttagcttttttttaattgcttacTAGACCTCCGACGAGCCATGTCAGCTTCatatattaataataaaatgctATGTCGAATTTctgatcaattttattttcatgacaagttttaggacatcTTTTGGACatgtcctttttttaaaaaaaaatagcttttttaaaactaattaaGTCTGTATTTTTTATCCTTTAATatctttttgtcaatttttatctttttttaattgcttaCTAGACCTCCGGTGAGCCATGTCCACTTCATATATTAataagaaaatgccacgtcggagttgatacttaagtggtagtttttttttataaaaatggtAGTGAAGTGATCCGGACgaaacttttggtactaaagcGACTGTCATACACAACTTccggcacttctagtgttcttctCCCCTTAcctctcatttttcattttctttgaaagaaattgTTAGATGAATCCCATACATATTATAtgaatgtcaatttaattttaaacttttcaattttgtcaatttaatcttaaacactTGCAAGAAATTTCCATATAGACCTTCTAGAAAATTGCCGTCGGAAATTGTCGACCAAGTGATCCACAACAagtccacatcagctttccTTGTAGGATGGCTCATGATAACTAGATTCCCGTTAGCAATTTTTGGCTATAATTGACCAGAAAAACTGCATTAGAATTTCTCGTGAAAATTTGTGTTTACATTAACGAAAtagaaaagtttatgattgattcTGTAATCATCCCTCTTCTTCATGTGATCATTCTCGGCTGCTCGTGCCATCTCTCTACGCCGTGGCCAACCTAACCAAGCCTCCGTCCCGGCCGTTGAAGCCCTCGCTGCTGCCAAGTCAACCCACCCCGCGTCTCTCTACCACTCTGTCAATACTGTCGAAGccctgatctctctctcttcccctccatATGCGACCTCCCATTGAGGCCAATCCGAGGTCGGCGACCAAAGACCGGCCTCCCAATATGCAGTTGCCGAAGGTCCACGACCGTAGATCGGCCTCGATTGGAGGCTCTGGAGAAGGTGTAGACGTGGCAGCAGCTTGGAAGGCGAGGGCGGCCAATGAATGCGGAgaacttctttttattttttgggattatGTGTCTAACATTACATGTGGGTGATGTTCGAGCATGTGCCTACCAACATCCTGATTGAATATGTGACCATGGAGAAGAGATCAAGTCCGCTAGAGTTTACTTATTCTCTAGTCTACATAAGATTTAAAGAATTGCTGATGTATGTAACCTATTTGCTTTGGCCTTTCTAAAATAAATCTTATGTAAtgcatttcaaaaaatagaTATTGTTGGTTATGTTATACAACTATCGAAATTCTCTTTACTTAGGGCATTGAATGATCACGAACGGGAATGTCATTGTCCACAATAGTAACAATTTCTGCACCAACCATGCACTAACACTTTTAGGTGATGACAACCACAAAATATAGACTCGTGGACAACCCCAGTTATGCTCAATCAGTCATGTCACATTGATGAATACATCAAATTTCTATATGCAAACAACCGATCTTCATTTAATGAGAGAGTGTCACGTAATTCCCACACTCGCCTCCACTTTATTTACCATAAATTCCACTAGGAGCACCCTAGCTAGGGAACAATCAAACAACTCTGATGTCCTTGAGCTAGGGCTCTTAAACATTGACAAAAGGGTAAATCTCGTATCTAAAGTTGCAGCTCCCGCCAACCACTCGCCCACCTTCCTTCCCGTTGCAACAGCTCGGAAGCTCGCCGATCGCGCCCTCCAGACACTCCTTGCACTCAGTCGACGACAGATCCCTCGTACACTGCACCAATCCGTACAGCTTCGTCTTACCATCCAGTCCCACCTCTCCTGTCGCATACACCTTCGGCACAGTGTAGGCCTCCTCGACCAGCCCTGTCAGCAGTCCCCTTACTTTGCTATTGAACGCCTCAGGGTCGCTCACGTTGTTCAGGTTCCACATGTAGAACTTGTTGGCATTGTCGATATGGCCGAAGAAGTCGGCATTGAGGTACTTGAACATGCACTCGTCATACCAAATTATCGCACCCTTGTTGCGAGGGCAGCGGCGGCAGATTTCGGCACCAGCGTCCGCCATGCAAGCCTTGCAGTCTGAGGGCGATGCGTTGCCTCGGCACAGCGTGAGGCCGTAGACCTGGTCCTGGTATTGGCCAATGGAGCCAAGGCCAAAGCCCGAGGAAGGCGTACTGGCATAGAGGAAGCCGGTGAGCTTGTTGAGGTTCGATTCGTAGGGGCTGTCCGCGGTGAAGTTCTCGGGGGTGGAGCAGAAGTGGAAGAGAGGGTCGGTGCCGAGGGCGGCCTGGAGGAGGAGGGCGGAACAAAGCGAGAGCAAGACAAAGCGGGCCGAAGACATGTTGTTACTTGAGATAAGATGCATATGTTCTGTGAGATGAAGTTGTGTCACCTTTGTGTTGTGTTTGTGACGAGAATATTCTGTGCATGCATTTATAAAGGCAACGAGAGGAGATCATTGAAGGTGTCAATTTGTCATGGTTTTGACCGAAGGGAATGGAGTTTCAAAGGGTACGACTTTTTCTTTCGCGGCTTCGCGTGTAGAAATCTTCAATCACGGGCCGCGTCGTTGAAGTATATCCTACAAGTGATTTTGGGGTTAAATTAAGGGGATGAACTCGCGGGGCACTTTGGCAGCAAATGTGGGCAACAACAGCTTGAGAAACACTCCTCCGCATAGGATTGATTTTGGGGAAAGAAGGCCAATTCTCGCAAGAAAATTGTCCGTGCTCCTGTATATTTAAGTTGACGTAGGATATCTCTACATACTTTAGAGggaaaaaagtactaaaaaagttcaaacttattgcattggtaccaattcagtcataaatctttcaattggaccaactTAGCCCTAAACcatttgtatttgtaccaattcagttcatcccaTCAATTTTGGCTTGAGATCGATGACATGAACACCGGTCATCTTACGTGACACGATCGATATTGAGATGgacaaattttacaatttttaaatattttgttccgaattattattattatttttcactgtttattttttattttccattttggcCGCTCTCACTTGGTCACGAGGAACTTGGCGAGGGCTCAACCCTTGCGGCCTCGCGGGATCGAGAGTGGGCTTGGCGGCTCTCGCGGCGGCCAACCATGGCTTGGGCATCCCTCGgtggccaaaatgaagagagagagagaagaaaaaaaatagaaaaattaagaaatatgttaaaaattataaaatttgtgcTCATCAATGTCGGTCGTGCTACATGAAATGGCTAAtgttcacgtcagcgattttccgTCAAAATTGGCGGATGAaatgaattgtcacaaatgtgcTTCCTGATTAGATTTGAATATCATCGACCATCACTTAATTTGACTGGAAACTGTATATTTTACTTCCTCTTGCTTGTCATCTTTATACACTAATTCAAGGTTACTGTAAGAAATTAGTAGAAACAGTATTGCTTCATGTAGCAAGAGTGGAAAAGAGATCATCTCCACGAGCAAGATATAAAGCAACGACGTCGGGGAAAAAAAGGTGAATGAAATaggccaaaaaaattaaaagtctaaCACAGCGAGATTGAAAAGGTACTAATTATACCGCACTAATTATCAATCGCGAAACCCTATTTTTATGATCAATGAATGAGATGAACGTACGTCTACCACAGTGTAATTGTTATGGGTGCATGCAGCATATGTTATTAGTTTGAAAAAAGTTTAGTTGATTTTGCAGAAATGCCCcgagggaaaagtacaaattGTCCGTTAAGGCATTCCGCTTTCTAGAATTATTGTTTGGATAAGTCTTTCAGAGAAGTTAGACTTCTGGGGCAAATGGTGAAAAGTAAAAGCCACTAAACTTCAAGGTTTGACTAATACGACAAATACTACCTCGAACAATGACATACTTATGTTCTTCTTACCGTTATATTTTTTCTAGACgaccttttttttggtcaaaatttctAGAGGACTTTACGAGGTTATATCTTGGGTAGTTTTCGGTGCATCTTTTGTCCTTGGGTTCAGACATATCTTTCAATAATTACTCAAATCAGAGGCCTCTTCACCGTGCATGCAGAGGGAGTCGCCTCGCTGAAAATTATTTGAGAGTACAATTCAAATGTTTAAATATAGACCTCGTAAACAAGCGAGGTGAGAGACTTTAACAACCTCTCTCACATGCAAACCAGATCAGGAACCACACGAGAAATTTGATGAATGATGACATTAAACCAAGACAGAACCCAACTTTGGAATCAAATTAGAAAGCAGATCAACAGCAATTGGCAACATTAGCTCATAAGATAATACTAATATCAATTGGTCAGAGTATATCCTAGAATAACATCCCCAGAAAATAAAAGCAGATAAAATGCCATCTGACTGGTAAATTGCTTTTGCTGggaaaatcagaatttcaagaatTCTAGAGAGTTGGGGATTTTAGGTAATCACGCACATTTGTAGTGTCCTCTGCGTCAGCGCCGCCGATTAATTTAGACTTCTTCTAATCTTGTCCTGTtgagtagacatggccaaatggaaccgtgggcccggaaccggcccggaaccggcccgttaaccggcccagaaccggcccgttaaccgggcccacgattccaaccttgagggccggttctggtttttaaattttcggaacagcggttccgggccggtttcaacccgttaaaaaaaaaaaaaaaggaggaggcttggaggaaaagagcaatttgggcctaggaaccggcggttctgaactagaaccggaaccggcggttccaccttttttaggaaccggaaccggccacctctactGTTGAGTCTTGGGCATATTCCAAGGCTCTGTCATGGGGAAACCAATCCTGTCCTGTTGTGTTTTGGTGAAGCCAGCTCTATCCCaaatggaaagaagaagaagacaaacaaaaggAACATAGAGGCAAAAAATAAGCTTAGATCAAAAAGTGGACCCTATATTTAACCTTAATCTTGGCAATCAAATTTTTAAGTTGAAAGGACATGCTAAAGTGGGACCCACAATGAATAATGCAGTCTATTCAAAATGGCAGGGGTGTTTTCATGCTCCCGCCATAACAGTGACGAGTTAAGTGCACAAAAAATTCTGAACATCAATTGTTATCATgcaatgcaaaagaaaaggttccTTAAAACATTATCACAcgaaagaaagacaaataaaattggactattGGTCACACTGAATAAAATGAAAGTATAGTAGTTAAAATCCATGGATTATAGCATAATAACATATATTATAGACTAATTAAaacttcaacaacaaaaaaaaactaattaaaccAAATGCATTCAGTAAAACTAGTAGATGGTTCTTTCGTTCTTACTTGTATTTAGGTTATTTCTTGAACAAGAAATTCTTAGTAAATATGTGTGGGTATTAAACCCATTAACACAAGGGCTAAGTGCAGAGTGTAATTGACTcctaaaagtgtcaaaaaagtacaattaagtcctgaAACTTGTcgcaaaagtgcaattaagtcataaaacttttagaaagtgcaaattaagttttaaaacttatcaaattagtccaatcaagtcattccattaattgtactttttttacaaatttgaagacttcattgcactttttgaaagttttaggactcgattgcactttcatgacaagttttataacttctagtgcacttatcccttaACTCAATAACTAGTTGACTATATGCCAAAAGAattacttgtttatttttatttatttttatttttttggaaaaaaaaaaggatttttatcccaaatggaaaagaagaagaagaactcaaacaaaaagaagaaaaaaaataaggcaaAAAATAGCCTTAAAATAGAGAGTGGGCTTCACTTCGAGCCTTTCATTAGCTAGCATTACTAGTGGGATAATTATGCAATTgccaaaatttttatgactatattgacacaattgaaaggtttaggaatgaattagtTGCCATACAACAtgattatgaatttttggacaattttcctcatTACTAGTTAATAGTTTTATAGAGCGCATCTTGATCTTGTAAAGAAATGCGAATAAAGAAACTTGTTGAATCGATTGAAACCCTTTGTCTCGTCCTTAGTTCAAGAGGGTCATCTATAGTGTTATCACCAATGCGGAAATTATAACGAAAATAAAATTGGGAAGAATAAAAGAACATACAGATTTACGTGGAAAATCCATGCGGGAAAAATCACGGGGAGAGAAGAAATAAATCCACTATGGAAATTCAAGGATTACAAAAGGTGGCGATGTAGACTCTTTCTATCTCTTCTTAACGCATGATAACTTGAGAAAAACAATATTTATACTACTCCATACTAGAGGAGCACAGCCCCGCAACCCCGCCGATGATCAGGGTTGGGCTATGGGCTTGGGCCCGCCCAAGCCCCTCCACTACCTAAACTAAACCTCCATTTTATTTCACATCCCATTGTGTGATCCAATGTTTTAATCTGGAACACGAACCGAATCAATACAAGAAGTTCTCCCAGTAGATTTAATTTGCTTTTACATGAAGTTTTACATATAGCAAAGATTGCGTACATAACCTCTTGCTACGATGCCTGGCATATCGATGTCAAAGAAATTAACTAACATTCTTGACCGTCCAAAGCCCATTATGCGATGCAGATATTTTTAATAAGCATCAATTTACCGTGTGGCATTATCATAAATGGTCTTCTAGATTCAAAATCATCAGAAGGCAAGACAGACTTGCTAAAGCTACATACTTCAGCTCTGGCATGTTGCTTGTGGATCAAGCTACATACCCCAATCGGATCTTCTAATTTTGCTTGGATCGTGATTAGTCGACATAATCCAAAACTCGAAGCCTCAATTCACATGATGAAACGTGCAGTTTTCGTCGAAATCTTGGTTCCGTCTCATTCCATTGTATGTGTATCACTCCTTTTATTCCTATCGATATTGCATGTATGAGTTTATGATACAAACCTTTTGATTGAATACACATCCGAAACACAAAACATATACTCAAACTTTGGAAGCAGAGACGGAAAGgaaattggtcattttttgaggCAGCTAAAGGTGCAGATTaatcatctcttcttctttgcaTTCTCTGATGGCAATATCCATCGCTTCGTTATCGGAGGAAGGCAACACAATGCAGCATTGCTGTCTCGATGCCTGCAACTGTGTCCGACACATAAATACAATCTCAGTCACTCACTTGCAGACCAAGTCCAAACTTtaataaaattatcaaaactaaCCTGCTTTTTAGTGAGATCCATTTTTATACTCACTGGAGGACCCATCTCATGGAAGAGTGTAAAACAGCCCATAACTACATCTTTCATTATGGAGGCAGAGTTCATAGCATGTTATGAGGCAAGTTCTCATGGTTAATGGTTAAGGAACTTCGTCATAGGGCTTGAGGTAGCTGACCCTATTTTGAAACCATTGAAGATTTATTGTGACAATCAGgctgttgttttcttttcgaaaaagaagtCGAGTGGTGCATAAAAACACTCTGACATTAAGTATCTCATTATGAGACAAAGAACCAAAATCAAATTGTGTCCATTCATCATATTTCTACGAAATCCATGTTAGCAGATCACATGACGAAAGACTTACCACCCAATCTCTTTCGAGAACATGTAATCCAAATTAAAATAGAATATGTATTTCTGGCATGGGTTTGGTTGATAGCCTTTAGTTTAGGCCTTTGGACACAtgatgtatttttatttatttgtgatcACCTCATGTAATGGATTTTGAATTTATGGTTTGTTGCTTCATATTATATGTGCACATTTGAAGCCTTTTGAAATAAACAATTATGTATGGACCTCATCAACATGTTTAGCCTATGAAACATGATTGTTCATGACTATACAGCCATTAGATGTTATGTTTGATGTTTGTGCTGGGATAATAACTGAAGAAAGGTACTGTAGCATTGGAACATGAATGCTGGCTTCAATTCTTTTCTATTTAAATGTCAGATATGACCTTACTTAAGGGATGTTATAAATGCCTAATTATGTTATCTTAAGCCTCATGAATTAGATAGATAATAGAACATTTTGctaagtgggagaatgttggggTTGACAAGGTCTAACCTAATTATGTGGCCTATTAAGTTCatcatttaattaaatatattacgGGCATATATTTGTTATATATTTGTCACATCTAATTGAGTTTATAGAACCCTTAGTTTAAACCttaatggacggttgagatttgaCAGTTCTAGGATTAGTCTCATCACTCCCTATATATAAGATATCCTTTTGTGGAGAACATATGACTTGCATTGTTCACGCTTCCGCTTCTTTCACAAAATCATTGAGAGGAAAATACACACACTATCACAATTATTATAGAGGTGAGTGGTGAAGGCGATGACAGCCAATGAGTGGAGCTCCCTCCTCCGATCGGGAGAGAGAaactatgagagagagagagagagagagagagagagagagagagagagagagagagagagagagagagaggtggggttgtggatatttatttttccttcactttttttatttcttgggaGTATGTGTTTAACATTACATGTGGGTGATGATGGAGCATGTGCCCACCCAAGACCGCGATTGAAGGAAAATATGAACCTTCTTTAAAATGTTGGTGACCATGGAGAAGAGATCAAGTTTACTAGACTTTACGTGTTCTCTACATAAGATTTAAAGAAATGCCGACTCATATaacctttttattttcggaCTTGTCAATATTTGGACACAACCACCGAAATTCTCTTCGCGTAGGATATTGAAGGTCACAAACGGGAAAGATATTTCTACAATAATCCGTAGTTCTGCACCAACCATTCCGAAAACATTTCTACATATGATTTGTAGACACACAAGTTTTATGTATCAAGTTGTGGATGATCGAATTATTGTTACATATACACCCGCACTGTAACTTTTGTGTCATAATAACCGTAAAACATAGACTTGTGTATAGCCCCAATTATGCTAAATTAAAACATGACGAGAACATTTATGCAAGAAATTAGTCACGAGTCACGACTTATTgacaaaaacatcaaattgCTACTTGTAGACGACCTATATAAACcattgttgacacttaaattttgacaaaatcatttaggaaaaagttacagaaatttaatttaaatccATATAGTTTGCATTTAGGATAATTAAATTTTAGCATGCATTATCATCTGCATTCAATAGGACCAGCAGTGGAAAATAGAGCTAAAATTGATGTGCGGTCAGACCAGAACCTATCAAGGAGAATTCGACCATCAGAGGGAAGCAAGTGCCGAAATTCCAAAAGGTCTTGGGGCCTATTTTAAGCTTAATTCAGCCCATCAAAgtctaattaattaaataaggaTTTTTTAGTTAAATATTTATTAATCAATTAGTGCCTAATTAAGCCCCGCAAAAGAGTGATCAAGCCCCCTCAATCGGCATGAAAAATTCTGTCAGCCCATTCACTGGGTCTGGCCAAATTCTTCAATGAGCACAACGCTCAACCTAACTCAATTTGGCTCTTTGGGACTTAATTCGTGTAATATTTTGATTCGGATCTATTTTGCAAATGTCAAAAAACTCTAGGCTCTTGACTTGCAACGTTTTTGTCCACAAGCATAGACGGTCCTTCCCAGTCCTCTCGTACTAGGGAAAGATCCTCTCAATGCTCTAACGCCCACACCGAATATAGCCCGAACTGTCTCACGATGTTTCGGACCCAGCTCACGTACCGCTTTAATGGGCGAACAGCCCAACCTTGAAACATACTACAGCCTCGGGTGGCAAAGAGCCGGCATCGAGGTGCCAAACCTTCTCGTCGATATAGACTCTTGGGGAAGACCAGCCTGTTATCCCTAGGGTAACTTTTATCCGTTGAGCGACGGCCCTTCCACTCTGCACTATCGCATCACTAATGCCGACTTTCTTCCCTACTCGATGGGTGGATCTTGCAGTCAAGCTTCCTTCTGTCTTTACATTCGAGGGCCAATCTCCGTCCGACCCGAGGAAACCTTTGCACTCCTCCGTTACCTTTTGGGAGGCCACGCCCCATAGAAACTGTTTACCTAAGGCTGTCCTTTGGCCTGTAGATCCTGACACAATGTTAAAATTCTAGCTCTTCCAGAATTATATCTCACTGATGACTCGGGCCCCCCGAAAGGAGGCCTTCTTCGCCTTCCACCTAAGCTGCGCAGGAAAGGCCCAAAGCCAATCCCAAAGAATAGTAAAGTTTCATAGGGTCTTTCTGTCTAGGTGCATGTAATCTGCATCttcataaacatgtttatttCACCGAGTTTCTCTCTGAGACAGTGCCCAAATCGTTACGTTTTTCATGCGGGTCAGAACTCACTCGATAAGGAATTTCGCTACCTTAGGACCATTATAGTTACAACCTCCATTCATCGGGGCTTCGGTCGCCGGCTCTCCTATCATCAGGTCACCAACTTCCTTGACCTTACGGTACTGGGTAGGCATTAGCCCCCATACATGGTCTTACGACTTTGCGGAGACCTGTGTTTTAGGTAAACAAGAGCCCGGGCCTAGTCAATGCGACCCCCTTTGTGAGGAGGCACCCCTTCTCTCGAAGTTACGGGGCTATTTTGCCGAGTTCCTTAGAGAGAGTTGTCTCGCACCCCTAGGTATTCTCTACCTACCTACCTGCGTCGGTTTCGGGTACAGGTACCCTTTTGTTGAAGGTCGTTCAAGCTCCTGCTAGTCGTCCTTCGTGCCGTCGCCTGAACCGAGAAGCCCGACGAGCGCCTCTACTTCGATGCTGCTTGCGGCTACCGCCGCTTAACTACTGCTGCTGGTGCTCAACCTCTGTCATTGCTGCGCCGAGCCGAGAAGCCTTCTTGGCAATCTTGGCATCTCTATTGCTACTATCCCCGATGCCCTGCTAGCTACCATCGCTTTTTGCTACCGTCGAGCCAAGTTTCACCGTTGTTGTCGAGAACCAGCAAACCCGAGAGCTGCTACTACCGCTGTTGTGCAGTCCCCGTCATTGCTGCTATCGTTCCCGATGACTCGAGCAGAGAGTTGCGTCATTGCACCATCGGAGTTGCTGTTGTTCCCGAGCCCGTGAGCAGCCACTGCACCACAGTCCCACCAGAGCTGCCGTCGCCGTCTATCGCGAAGTCCCCATCAATCCGAGTTCGAATTTGGAAAGTAAATTATGCAGAttaaggtaaatttcctatcttggGTAATCTAAAGATTTGTTGTATATTTGATTGGCTATCGCATTATTCTAACCATGTAGGCATTGATTAGGAAGTTTTCTAATCCGCAACCTGCCATATAATTAGGTTGGTCTATCTATAAGGTTGTAGATAGAACATTTAATTAGGCAGGGGTTTAATTTCGATTTATAGATCAATATCGTGATTTAAACTTCGCAATATCTTTATTTATCTAATTTCCATGAACTGATTAGATTGGCTTGCTATCTTTTACAATATTATATTGCAagaatttaaaattctaaaagattttgCATGTAAATAATTACCGCATACGGAGTAGATTGCATGTTCAAATTGAATTGCATTATTAGAATAGAATCACGTAGACaatttgcatgtttaattaAATTCTAGAATaatttagattagattgcatagaattgcatgtttaaatagatttttatgcctaaaataacTTATCTTTAATAGGTTAGGGGTTAGGTCAATTTCAACTCTAAACTATGTAAGATAACCATATTTAGGCATAGTTTATTTTAGGgtcataaataatttcaaaaatcaaaaggaattcattcttgccatgtcatatagattGCATGATAGGATGCATTGCATATAGAATTGCATGTTTATGTCTTTAATTAACTCGCACAtcatgtagtcaatttaattagactATAACATAAATTGTAtattagtttaatttaattgcatgtcatatagaatAGTCAtctaattaattagattaatttcatatgtattATGTTAGAatatcttgcatttaattcatgtcattgcattagaattagaaattcatgtattgca is a genomic window containing:
- the LOC115730097 gene encoding cysteine-rich repeat secretory protein 38-like, with amino-acid sequence MSSARFVLLSLCSALLLQAALGTDPLFHFCSTPENFTADSPYESNLNKLTGFLYASTPSSGFGLGSIGQYQDQVYGLTLCRGNASPSDCKACMADAGAEICRRCPRNKGAIIWYDECMFKYLNADFFGHIDNANKFYMWNLNNVSDPEAFNSKVRGLLTGLVEEAYTVPKVYATGEVGLDGKTKLYGLVQCTRDLSSTECKECLEGAIGELPSCCNGKEGGRVVGGSCNFRYEIYPFVNV